Proteins found in one Microbacterium sp. LWS13-1.2 genomic segment:
- a CDS encoding TetR/AcrR family transcriptional regulator has product MPAREQRQVASDAGLSKQRVVIEAVRIADHEGVDGLSMRRLAGALGAGAMSLYHYVASKDELLDAMTDIVFEEIELPPVETDWQSAMRRRAVSARQVLARHPWAIVLMESRTSPGPANLRHHEAVTACLRRAGFPVLMATHANWLLDSYVYGFALQEASLPFGTADEFADMAEDVYLPQLPPDEFPYLNESAAALVAAGFDPAEQFTFGLDLILAALEPLRASA; this is encoded by the coding sequence ATGCCTGCGAGGGAACAACGCCAGGTCGCGTCGGACGCGGGCCTGAGCAAGCAGCGGGTGGTGATCGAGGCGGTCCGGATCGCAGACCACGAGGGCGTCGACGGGCTGAGCATGCGCCGGCTGGCCGGCGCGCTCGGTGCGGGCGCGATGTCGCTCTACCACTACGTGGCGAGCAAGGATGAGCTGCTGGACGCGATGACGGACATCGTGTTCGAGGAGATCGAACTCCCACCCGTAGAGACCGACTGGCAGTCGGCGATGCGACGGCGGGCGGTATCCGCCCGACAGGTTCTCGCACGCCACCCGTGGGCGATCGTCCTGATGGAGTCGCGGACGTCGCCGGGGCCCGCGAACCTCCGCCACCACGAAGCGGTCACCGCCTGCCTGCGGAGAGCTGGCTTCCCGGTCTTGATGGCGACGCATGCCAACTGGTTGCTCGACAGTTACGTCTACGGCTTCGCACTGCAGGAAGCCAGCCTGCCGTTCGGCACCGCCGATGAGTTCGCGGACATGGCCGAGGACGTCTACCTGCCGCAGCTTCCTCCTGACGAGTTCCCCTACCTCAACGAGTCCGCGGCGGCGCTCGTCGCCGCCGGCTTCGACCCTGCGGAGCAGTTCACCTTCGGCCTCGACCTCATCCTCGCCGCCCTCGAGCCCCTGAGAGCCTCCGCCTAG
- the dnaB gene encoding replicative DNA helicase: MSIADISDERMGGPRDFERTPPHDLLAEQSALGGMLLSKDAVADVIETLRGADFYVPKHELIFEAILTLYSHGEPTDVVAVTDELIKTGELQRAGGADYLHTLTSIVPTAANAGYYASIVSERALLRRLVDAGTRIVQMGYSGQGEALDLVNNAQAEIYSVTGAEAAEDYVPLTIAVDAAVEEIEAARGRDGQMTGIPTGFSGLDALTNGLHPGQMIIIAARPAMGKSTLALDFARSAAVKHDMPTIFFSLEMGRSEIAMRLLSAEGAIPLQSMRKGTLDSRDWTTVAATRGRINDAPLYIDDSPNMTLVEIRAKCRRLKQRAGLKLVVIDYLQLMTSGKRVESRQQEVSEFSRALKLLAKELGVPVIALSQLNRGAEQRADKKPALSDLRESGSIEQDADMVVLLHREAAYEKDSPRAGEADLIVAKHRNGPTDTITVAFQGHFSRFTDMAPGDFG, translated from the coding sequence ATGTCGATCGCCGACATCTCCGATGAGCGCATGGGGGGTCCCCGTGACTTCGAGCGCACTCCCCCGCACGACCTCCTCGCCGAGCAGAGCGCGCTCGGTGGCATGCTGCTCTCGAAGGATGCCGTCGCCGACGTCATCGAGACCCTCCGCGGCGCCGACTTCTACGTGCCCAAGCACGAGCTCATCTTCGAGGCGATCCTCACCCTCTACTCGCACGGCGAGCCCACCGATGTCGTCGCCGTCACCGACGAGCTCATCAAGACGGGTGAGCTGCAGCGCGCCGGCGGTGCGGACTACCTGCACACGCTGACATCGATCGTGCCGACGGCGGCCAACGCCGGCTACTACGCGTCGATCGTCTCGGAGCGAGCGCTGCTGCGCCGCCTGGTCGACGCCGGCACCCGCATCGTGCAGATGGGCTACTCGGGTCAGGGCGAGGCTCTCGACCTCGTCAACAACGCCCAGGCCGAGATCTACTCGGTGACGGGTGCCGAGGCGGCCGAGGACTACGTGCCACTCACGATCGCGGTGGATGCCGCGGTGGAAGAGATCGAGGCCGCGCGAGGTCGCGACGGCCAGATGACCGGCATCCCGACCGGCTTCTCGGGACTGGACGCCCTGACCAACGGCCTGCACCCGGGTCAGATGATCATCATCGCGGCGCGACCCGCGATGGGTAAGTCGACGCTCGCGCTGGACTTCGCGCGGTCGGCCGCCGTCAAGCACGACATGCCCACGATCTTCTTCTCCCTCGAGATGGGGCGCAGCGAGATCGCGATGCGCCTGCTGAGCGCGGAGGGCGCGATCCCCCTGCAGTCCATGCGCAAGGGCACGCTCGACTCGCGCGACTGGACGACCGTCGCTGCGACGCGCGGGCGCATCAACGACGCTCCGCTCTACATCGACGACAGCCCCAACATGACGCTCGTCGAGATCCGCGCCAAGTGCCGGCGGCTCAAGCAGCGCGCGGGCCTGAAGCTCGTCGTCATCGACTACCTCCAGCTCATGACCTCGGGCAAGCGCGTCGAGTCGCGTCAGCAGGAGGTGTCGGAGTTCTCACGAGCGCTCAAGCTGCTCGCGAAGGAGCTCGGCGTCCCGGTCATCGCCCTCTCGCAGCTGAACCGTGGTGCCGAGCAGCGTGCCGACAAGAAGCCGGCGCTCTCCGACCTGCGTGAGTCGGGCTCGATCGAGCAGGACGCCGACATGGTCGTGCTCCTGCACCGCGAAGCCGCCTACGAGAAGGACTCGCCGCGGGCCGGCGAAGCCGACCTCATCGTCGCCAAGCACCGCAACGGCCCGACCGACACGATCACCGTCGCGTTCCAGGGCCACTTCTCCCGCTTCACCGACATGGCACCGGGCGACTTCGGGTAG
- a CDS encoding amidohydrolase, whose product MARILAVTGGYVVPVSSDPIPNGTLVVTDGVITAFGGADTAVPAGAEVIDATGSWVVPGFVESHGHLGVHEDGEGWSGNDTNEMTDPNGARFRALDGIDIEEVGFRDALRGGVTTAVIKPGSGNPIGGRTVAIKTWGGRTVDEQVLATDVSVKAALGENPKRVYGDRKQTPSTRLGVASVLRDAFVAAQNYADKRTSAVDKDEPFERDLGKETLAAVLAGDLLWDQHCHRHDDIATAIRLSEEFGYRLIVNHGTEAHKIADVLAEKQIPVIFGPLLTSRSKVELRDRAIGNLALIAEAGVKVAITTDHPVVPIDQIRLQAILAVREGLPAETALEALTTNPADILRLNERVGALEPGRDGDVVVWSGDPLAVDSRVQRVFIEGRAVYEPGTDAGSRVVERWERFGRTSWMG is encoded by the coding sequence ATGGCTCGCATCCTCGCCGTGACCGGCGGCTACGTCGTCCCTGTCAGCTCTGACCCCATCCCGAACGGCACCCTCGTCGTCACCGACGGCGTCATCACCGCCTTCGGCGGGGCGGACACGGCGGTGCCCGCCGGCGCCGAAGTGATCGACGCGACGGGCAGTTGGGTCGTCCCCGGATTCGTCGAGTCCCACGGCCACCTCGGCGTCCACGAGGACGGCGAGGGATGGTCGGGCAACGACACGAATGAGATGACCGACCCGAACGGGGCACGGTTCCGCGCTCTCGACGGCATCGACATCGAGGAGGTCGGCTTCCGCGACGCGCTGCGCGGTGGTGTGACGACGGCCGTCATCAAGCCCGGGTCGGGCAACCCCATCGGCGGCCGGACGGTCGCCATCAAGACGTGGGGCGGCCGCACCGTCGACGAGCAGGTCCTCGCCACCGACGTGTCGGTGAAGGCGGCGCTCGGTGAGAACCCCAAGCGCGTGTACGGCGACCGGAAGCAGACGCCGTCGACGCGGCTGGGCGTGGCATCCGTCCTCCGCGACGCGTTCGTCGCTGCGCAGAACTACGCCGACAAGCGCACCTCGGCCGTCGACAAGGACGAGCCGTTCGAGCGAGACCTGGGCAAGGAGACGCTCGCCGCAGTGCTCGCGGGCGACCTCCTCTGGGATCAGCACTGCCATCGTCATGACGACATCGCCACGGCGATCCGGCTGTCGGAGGAGTTCGGCTACCGCCTGATCGTCAACCACGGCACCGAGGCGCACAAGATCGCCGATGTCCTCGCAGAGAAGCAGATCCCGGTGATCTTCGGGCCGCTGCTGACCTCGCGCTCCAAGGTGGAGCTGCGCGACCGCGCCATCGGCAACCTCGCCCTCATCGCCGAGGCGGGTGTCAAGGTCGCCATCACGACCGACCACCCCGTGGTGCCCATCGACCAGATCCGCCTGCAGGCGATCCTGGCGGTGCGTGAGGGCCTCCCCGCCGAGACGGCGCTGGAGGCGCTGACGACCAATCCGGCCGACATCCTCCGTCTGAACGAACGCGTCGGCGCTCTCGAGCCCGGCCGGGACGGCGACGTGGTCGTGTGGTCGGGCGACCCGCTCGCCGTCGACTCGCGCGTGCAGCGCGTGTTCATCGAGGGGCGCGCGGTCTATGAGCCGGGTACGGATGCCGGCTCGCGCGTCGTCGAGCGCTGGGAGCGCTTCGGTCGCACGTCGTGGATGGGATGA
- a CDS encoding MFS transporter, with protein sequence MPDEDRGAPGHVPRSSFARYWAAAAISSFGTAVSAVAMPVLVVQLLAATPAEVGIVNAAQFVPYAVLGLIAGAYTDRWRRKPILVWSSIGRAVSLGAIPVLWLTGMLEIWMLVVLLLLFGSFSVFGFAATQSFLPRLVPRSRLVVANARLDQTDAAAQTVGPALGGGLVGLLGAPIALLVDAVSYLVDALLNGSIRVDEPRERRPDRNLLREIREGLRWAYAHPTLAPLAVSTHVWFFANGIAFTVLSLLALRSLGFTAFTFGLLLAVSGSAALLGATFAARFGSWLGTGPAIIVARAAYPIAWLLVAATAWLSAGPVLLYMALAIHGLAAGVENANEMGLRQAVTPDALLGRVNANTRSANRTAAALGALAGGAALGLVGDQWTLVAVMVVFAVAALIAVLSPPLREMRILPDSD encoded by the coding sequence ATGCCCGACGAGGACCGGGGTGCACCCGGCCACGTCCCCCGGTCGTCGTTCGCCCGTTACTGGGCGGCGGCCGCGATCAGCTCGTTCGGGACCGCCGTCTCGGCCGTCGCGATGCCGGTGCTCGTGGTGCAGCTGCTCGCGGCGACGCCGGCGGAGGTCGGCATCGTCAACGCGGCGCAGTTCGTGCCGTACGCCGTTCTCGGGCTGATCGCCGGCGCGTACACGGATCGCTGGCGCCGCAAGCCGATCCTCGTCTGGTCCAGCATCGGCCGGGCGGTGTCGCTCGGCGCGATCCCGGTGCTCTGGCTGACCGGCATGCTCGAGATCTGGATGCTCGTGGTGCTCCTGCTGCTGTTCGGCTCGTTCTCGGTGTTCGGGTTCGCGGCGACGCAGTCGTTCCTGCCCCGGCTCGTGCCGCGGTCGCGACTGGTGGTGGCGAATGCGCGCCTGGATCAGACGGATGCCGCAGCCCAGACCGTGGGGCCGGCACTGGGCGGCGGGCTCGTCGGCTTGCTGGGCGCTCCCATCGCGCTTCTGGTCGACGCGGTCAGCTACCTCGTCGATGCGCTGCTAAACGGGAGCATCCGCGTGGACGAGCCTCGCGAGCGCCGCCCCGACCGCAATCTCCTGCGCGAGATCCGGGAGGGGCTGCGCTGGGCGTACGCGCACCCGACGCTCGCCCCGCTCGCGGTGTCGACGCACGTCTGGTTCTTCGCGAACGGCATCGCGTTCACCGTGCTCTCACTCCTGGCGCTGCGGTCGCTCGGCTTCACCGCGTTCACCTTCGGACTGCTGCTGGCCGTGTCGGGATCGGCGGCTCTGCTCGGCGCGACCTTCGCGGCGAGATTCGGGTCGTGGCTGGGCACCGGGCCGGCGATCATCGTCGCCCGCGCGGCCTATCCGATCGCCTGGCTGCTGGTCGCGGCGACGGCGTGGCTGTCCGCGGGACCGGTACTCCTCTATATGGCGCTCGCAATTCACGGGCTCGCGGCCGGTGTCGAGAACGCGAACGAGATGGGGCTCCGGCAGGCGGTGACTCCCGATGCCCTGCTCGGACGCGTCAATGCGAACACGCGCTCGGCCAACCGGACCGCGGCGGCGCTCGGCGCCCTCGCCGGAGGTGCGGCGCTCGGCCTCGTCGGGGACCAGTGGACGCTCGTCGCCGTGATGGTCGTCTTCGCTGTCGCCGCGCTCATCGCGGTCCTCTCGCCGCCCCTCCGTGAGATGCGCATCCTTCCCGACTCGGACTGA
- a CDS encoding DUF6326 family protein: protein MTIRTNTPNLLDTPPIAVQAKLAAAWTSFMFLYIYVDFFNLYKPGVVDGILNGLVWRFDVSSTLLTIMLASVAIPALMVMLSLTLPARVNRATNLIVASLYIPYSAFNAAGATWEWAFFYGLSIGIEVLLLAFILRSAWTWPRTPAVPAGPATTDLRQGLRQ from the coding sequence ATGACTATCCGAACGAACACCCCGAACCTGCTCGACACCCCGCCGATCGCCGTGCAGGCCAAGCTTGCCGCCGCATGGACCAGCTTCATGTTCCTCTACATCTACGTCGACTTCTTCAACCTCTACAAGCCCGGCGTCGTCGACGGCATCCTGAATGGCCTGGTCTGGAGGTTCGACGTCAGCTCGACGTTGTTGACCATCATGCTCGCATCCGTGGCGATCCCCGCCCTGATGGTGATGCTCTCCCTGACGCTGCCCGCCCGGGTGAACCGCGCCACGAACCTCATCGTGGCGTCGCTCTACATCCCATACTCCGCGTTCAACGCGGCCGGGGCGACCTGGGAGTGGGCCTTCTTCTACGGCCTCTCCATCGGAATCGAGGTGCTGCTCCTGGCCTTCATCCTGCGCTCCGCCTGGACTTGGCCGCGTACTCCCGCCGTCCCGGCCGGTCCCGCGACGACCGACCTGCGACAGGGCCTCCGACAGTAG
- a CDS encoding MATE family efflux transporter gives MTTALTTGRPWRVIVVFAVPLLIGNVVQQLYQFVDAIVVGRHLGVDALAAVGATGSMLFLLLGFAWGLTSGFAIPTAQAFGARDYAAVRRSVAAGTILTGACTLLLTVGAPLLAGPLLVLLQTPPELMDDAVVFAQISFLGAGAMMFFNYLSAIIRAIGDSRTPLVFLALACALNVVLVILMVGTFGWGVGGAAVATVVSQAISVLLCLEFVRRRMPVLHVRREDWRVSRAELAEHLRLGLPMGFQASIIAIGTLSVQVALNELGADAVAAYTAASRVDGLAVALLQSLGLAVSMFVAQNHGGGRPDRIRRGVTQATWMSVAAAIVLGVLLIAFGAALVQLFVGQEADEVVDLAAQMLAINGASYWILGILFVLRGALQGLGHTLIPTVTGVIELFMRVGAAVVLGGIFGFIGVAASNPLAWLGAVVVLVPAYIHSHRQLASAPITPMVATPTTPIAVIGPTDGSMVVDAVVTQPIVLPTAAQTATPTPPRRRRRRLRASDRERRSAGG, from the coding sequence ATGACCACCGCCCTGACGACGGGCCGCCCTTGGCGCGTCATCGTCGTGTTCGCTGTCCCGCTGCTCATCGGCAACGTCGTCCAGCAGCTGTACCAGTTCGTCGATGCGATCGTCGTCGGACGCCATCTCGGCGTCGATGCGCTCGCCGCGGTGGGTGCGACGGGCAGCATGCTGTTCCTGCTGCTCGGGTTCGCGTGGGGTCTGACGTCGGGCTTCGCCATTCCCACGGCGCAGGCGTTCGGCGCTCGCGACTATGCGGCCGTGCGCCGGTCGGTCGCGGCAGGCACCATCCTCACCGGCGCGTGCACGCTGCTGCTCACCGTCGGCGCGCCCCTCCTGGCGGGGCCGCTGCTCGTGCTGCTGCAGACGCCGCCCGAGCTCATGGACGATGCGGTCGTCTTCGCGCAGATCAGCTTCCTCGGCGCCGGCGCGATGATGTTCTTTAACTACCTGTCGGCGATCATCCGCGCCATCGGCGACTCCCGCACGCCGCTCGTCTTCCTCGCGCTGGCCTGCGCTCTCAACGTCGTGCTGGTCATCCTCATGGTCGGCACGTTCGGCTGGGGTGTCGGCGGCGCCGCCGTCGCCACCGTCGTCTCGCAGGCGATCTCGGTGCTGCTGTGCCTCGAGTTCGTCCGTCGACGGATGCCGGTGCTCCACGTCCGCCGCGAAGACTGGCGCGTGAGCCGCGCAGAGCTTGCCGAGCACCTGCGCCTCGGCCTGCCGATGGGCTTCCAGGCCTCGATCATCGCGATCGGGACGCTGTCGGTGCAGGTCGCCCTCAACGAGCTGGGCGCCGACGCGGTCGCGGCCTACACCGCGGCATCCCGCGTGGACGGCCTCGCCGTCGCCCTCCTGCAGTCGCTCGGCCTCGCCGTGTCGATGTTCGTCGCTCAGAACCACGGCGGCGGCCGGCCCGACCGCATCCGCCGCGGCGTCACCCAGGCGACGTGGATGTCGGTGGCGGCCGCGATCGTGCTCGGCGTCCTCCTCATCGCCTTCGGCGCCGCGCTGGTGCAGCTGTTCGTCGGCCAGGAGGCGGACGAGGTCGTCGACCTCGCCGCGCAGATGCTCGCGATCAACGGGGCGAGCTACTGGATCCTCGGCATCCTGTTCGTCCTGCGCGGTGCACTGCAGGGTCTCGGCCACACGCTCATCCCGACGGTGACCGGCGTGATCGAGCTCTTCATGCGCGTCGGCGCGGCGGTCGTGCTCGGCGGCATCTTCGGCTTCATCGGCGTCGCGGCCAGCAACCCGCTCGCCTGGCTCGGGGCCGTCGTCGTGCTCGTTCCCGCGTACATCCACTCCCACCGGCAGCTGGCATCGGCTCCGATCACTCCGATGGTCGCGACGCCGACCACGCCCATCGCCGTCATCGGTCCCACCGACGGCTCGATGGTCGTGGACGCCGTGGTCACGCAGCCCATCGTGCTGCCGACCGCCGCGCAGACGGCGACGCCGACTCCGCCGCGTCGTCGGCGCCGGCGTCTGCGCGCGTCCGACCGCGAGCGGCGCAGCGCCGGCGGCTGA